In Amycolatopsis solani, a single window of DNA contains:
- a CDS encoding SAM-dependent methyltransferase — translation MRPPPLKGTNVTQASTTVGEVFERLLGPRATVSITAYDGSSSGPADAPVAIQVRSPLALDYLMSSPGDLGLARAYVAGALDVTGDLYTALHALSAQVDQLTAADRLWLLRKLGPGHLRLVKPPAEEHPSRFRRGLTALRHSKERDSEAIASHYDVSNRFYELVLGPSMAYTCAVFPTADASLEEAQANKFDLVCRKLGLQPGMRLLDVGCGWGGMVAHAVRHYGVEAIGVTLSREQAQWAQKNIVALGLADRAEIRHLDYRDVTETGFDAISSIGLTEHIGARNVPGYFRFLAAKLKPHGRLLNHCITNPDSSVAHRSRGFIDRYVFPDGELEAPGEIVTAMHDSGLEVRHSENLREHYALTLAGWCENLAEHWDEAVGEAGAGRSRVWALYLAACRLAFERREIELHQVLGVRTDSAGGMGMPLRPDWGV, via the coding sequence ATGCGTCCGCCGCCGCTGAAAGGAACGAACGTGACCCAGGCAAGCACCACGGTCGGCGAAGTCTTCGAGCGGCTCCTCGGCCCTCGCGCCACCGTGTCGATCACCGCCTACGACGGCAGCAGCAGCGGCCCGGCCGACGCACCCGTGGCCATCCAGGTCCGGTCGCCGCTGGCGCTGGACTACCTGATGTCCTCCCCCGGCGACCTCGGCCTCGCCCGCGCGTACGTCGCCGGCGCGCTGGACGTCACCGGCGACCTCTACACCGCGCTGCACGCGCTGTCGGCCCAGGTCGACCAGCTCACCGCGGCCGACCGGCTGTGGCTGCTGCGCAAGCTCGGCCCCGGCCACCTGCGGCTGGTCAAGCCGCCCGCCGAGGAGCACCCGAGCCGGTTCCGCCGCGGGCTGACCGCGCTGCGCCATTCGAAGGAACGCGACAGCGAGGCCATCGCCAGCCACTACGACGTCTCCAACCGGTTCTACGAGCTGGTCCTCGGCCCGTCGATGGCCTACACCTGCGCGGTGTTCCCGACCGCGGACGCCTCCCTGGAGGAAGCGCAGGCCAACAAGTTCGACCTGGTCTGCCGCAAGCTCGGCCTGCAGCCGGGGATGCGGCTGCTCGACGTCGGCTGCGGGTGGGGCGGCATGGTCGCGCACGCCGTCCGGCACTACGGCGTCGAGGCCATCGGTGTCACACTTTCGCGTGAACAAGCGCAGTGGGCGCAGAAGAACATCGTCGCACTCGGCCTCGCGGACCGCGCCGAAATCCGGCACCTCGACTACCGGGACGTCACCGAAACCGGGTTCGACGCGATCTCCTCGATCGGCCTGACCGAGCACATCGGGGCCCGCAACGTGCCCGGCTACTTCCGCTTCCTGGCGGCCAAGCTCAAGCCGCACGGGCGGCTGCTCAACCACTGCATCACCAACCCGGACAGCAGCGTCGCCCACCGCTCGCGCGGGTTCATCGACCGCTACGTCTTCCCGGACGGCGAGCTGGAGGCGCCGGGCGAGATCGTCACGGCCATGCACGACAGCGGCCTGGAGGTCCGGCACTCGGAGAACCTGCGGGAGCACTACGCGCTGACGCTGGCCGGGTGGTGCGAGAACCTCGCCGAGCACTGGGACGAGGCCGTCGGCGAGGCGGGCGCCGGGCGCAGCCGCGTGTGGGCGCTCTACCTCGCGGCCTGCCGGCTGGCGTTCGAACGGCGGGAGATCGAGCTGCACCAGGTGCTCGGGGTGCGCACCGACAGCGCCGGCGGCATGGGTATGCCGCTGCGCCCCGACTGGGGGGTTTGA
- a CDS encoding cold-shock protein — protein sequence MAQGSVKWFNGEKGFGFIAQDGGGPDVFVHYSEIQGTGFKSLDEGQRVEFEIGQGQKGPQAQRVSVI from the coding sequence ATGGCTCAGGGCAGTGTCAAGTGGTTCAACGGTGAAAAGGGCTTCGGCTTCATCGCCCAGGACGGCGGGGGTCCGGACGTGTTCGTCCACTACTCCGAGATCCAGGGCACCGGCTTCAAGTCGCTCGACGAGGGCCAGCGCGTCGAGTTCGAAATCGGCCAGGGCCAGAAGGGCCCGCAGGCCCAGCGCGTCAGCGTCATCTGA
- a CDS encoding FAD-binding oxidoreductase — protein MTIDQAGVPEARPGPAFPEHEARVDALRRQLTEISGEATVRLAKRTSNLFRSRAATRHPGLDVSGFSHVLRVDPATRTADVEGMVTYEQLVDATLPHGLMPLVVPQLKTITLGGAVTGLGIESSSFRNGMPHESVLELEILTGDGRIVVATPDNEHSALFHGFPNSYGTLGYALRLKILLEPVKPYVELRHVRYHDRDSFFRALGEVCANGEQDFVDGTVFGPDELYLTLGTFTGSAPETSDYTWLDIYYRSIRERETDHLTVRDYLWRWDTDWFWCSRAFGVQHKLPRLLLGRRLLRSSVYWKAVALDRRFKIAERLLKLRRLPPEETIVQDIEVPLARAAEFLEFFEREIPISPVWICPLKQRPGGVRWPLYELDPAELYVNFGFWSSVPLDPGERDGVHNRMIEAEVTRLGGHKSLYSDSFYSEDEFWRLYNGDAYAELKRAYDPGERLLGLYEKCVRRR, from the coding sequence GTGACCATCGATCAGGCCGGGGTGCCCGAAGCCCGTCCGGGCCCGGCGTTCCCCGAGCACGAAGCCCGCGTCGACGCCTTGCGCCGGCAGCTCACCGAGATCAGCGGCGAAGCCACCGTCCGGCTGGCGAAACGCACCTCGAACCTGTTCCGCTCGCGGGCCGCCACGCGGCACCCGGGCCTGGACGTCTCCGGGTTCAGCCACGTGCTGCGAGTCGACCCCGCGACCCGCACCGCCGACGTCGAGGGGATGGTCACCTACGAGCAGCTCGTCGACGCCACCCTGCCGCACGGGCTGATGCCGCTGGTCGTGCCCCAGCTCAAGACCATCACCCTCGGCGGCGCGGTCACCGGGCTCGGCATCGAGTCCTCGTCGTTCCGCAACGGCATGCCGCACGAGTCGGTGCTCGAACTCGAGATCCTCACCGGTGACGGCCGCATCGTCGTCGCCACGCCGGACAACGAGCACAGTGCCCTCTTCCACGGCTTCCCCAACTCCTACGGCACCCTCGGCTACGCGCTGCGGCTCAAGATCCTGCTCGAACCGGTCAAGCCGTACGTCGAACTGCGCCACGTCCGCTACCACGACCGGGACAGCTTCTTCCGCGCGCTGGGCGAGGTGTGCGCGAACGGCGAGCAGGACTTCGTCGACGGCACGGTCTTCGGTCCCGACGAGCTCTACCTGACGCTGGGTACCTTCACCGGATCCGCGCCGGAAACCAGCGACTACACCTGGCTGGACATCTACTACCGGTCCATCCGGGAGCGGGAGACCGACCACCTCACCGTCCGCGACTACCTCTGGCGCTGGGACACCGACTGGTTCTGGTGCTCGCGGGCGTTCGGCGTGCAGCACAAGCTGCCGCGGCTGCTGCTCGGGCGCCGCCTGCTCCGGTCGTCGGTGTACTGGAAGGCCGTCGCGCTCGACCGCCGGTTCAAGATCGCCGAGCGGCTGCTCAAGCTCCGGCGCCTGCCGCCGGAGGAAACCATCGTGCAGGACATCGAGGTGCCGCTGGCGAGGGCCGCGGAGTTCCTCGAGTTCTTCGAGCGGGAGATCCCGATCAGCCCGGTCTGGATCTGCCCGCTGAAGCAGCGCCCGGGCGGCGTTCGCTGGCCGCTGTACGAGCTCGACCCGGCCGAGCTCTACGTCAACTTCGGGTTCTGGTCGTCAGTACCCCTCGACCCGGGCGAGCGCGACGGTGTGCACAACCGGATGATCGAAGCCGAGGTCACCCGGCTCGGCGGGCACAAGTCGCTCTATTCGGACAGCTTCTACTCCGAAGACGAGTTCTGGCGGCTCTACAACGGTGACGCCTACGCCGAGCTCAAGCGGGCCTACGATCCGGGCGAGCGGCTGCTCGGCCTCTACGAAAAATGCGTCCGCCGCCGCTGA